A window of Bacillus sp. DX3.1 genomic DNA:
TTTTAAAGCAGTTTTAGATAAAACCCAAGATACAGATAATGTTACGATAATACCGATAACAACCATTCCGACTACAACACCTGATGTAACAAGTGTTTGCATGCCGCCTGTATACCCGGCAGCCATAAATAATGAAGCCATTAATATTAATGTAGGCCAGCGACCGTTACATGGAACGAAGTTGTTCGTTAAAATTGCCAGCATACGCTCGCGCGGAGATTCAATAATACGCGTCGACATAATAGCGGCTGCGTTACAACCGAAGCCCATTGCCATTGTTAGCGATTGTTTTCCATGAGCACCAGCACGTTTGAACAGGCGATCCATATTAAAAGCGACACGTGGTAAGTAACCATAGTTTTCTAATAAGGCAAACATGGGGAAGAAGATGGCCATCGGCGGTAACATAACACTAATAACGGCACCTGTACCGCGGAATAGACCAAGAATTAAAACGCCATGTACCCACTCAGGTGCATTCATAGCTTGAAACCATGCTGTTAAATGACCTTCTGCCCAGCCGAAAAATTCAGCGATTTTATCAGATGGAACGTTAGCTCCGGCAATTGTAAGATAAAAAAGAATAGCTAAAATTCCGAGCATAATGGGGAATCCGAATATAGGAGAAGTGAAAATTTTATCCAGCTTCTCTGAACGATATAATTTATCTGTATCGGTATATTGAACAGCTTCTTTACAAATACCAGCAGAAGTTCGATAAATATCACCAACGATATCGTCACGAATATCATCTTTTGTAAGTGTTTGAGCATGTTGAATAATATGATCTAATGGAAGTGATTTACTGGCTGAGTGAAATTCCATTTATGACAACCTCCCTTACAAGCGGCTCTTTATGATGCTTTTGGAGTGCTGCTAGAAAATTTTTATCCCCATCTAATATACGAAGTGCGATCCAACGTGCAGGATAAGTATCTCCAAACACTTTATGAATTTGTGGTTCTAATTCTTGAATCATACTTTCAATTTTTTCATTATAAGTAATTTGAATTGGTGTAGGAATCAATTTTTTATTTGCTACTTTTGTTATTACAGTTAGTAAATGACCGATACCGACTCGATTCCGCGCTGAGATTTTAACAACAGGAACTCCAAGAGATTTCGCTAATCGTTTCTCATCAATGACAATTCCTTTTTTCTCTGCTTCATCTATTAAGTTAATACAAACGACAACGTCTTTTGTCATTTCCATGACTTGCAATGCTAAGTTTAAATTTCTTTCCATTGCCGTTGCATCTACAACAACAACCGTTACATCAGGCTTCTCAAAAATGATATAATCTCGTGCTACTTCCTCATCTGCAGAATTCGAATAAAGGGAGTATGTTCCTGGTAAATCAATTACTGTATACATATTTCCGTTATGTTCATATTCGCCTTCTGCTTTCAATACTGTTTTTCCGGTCCAGTTTCCAGTATGTTGTTTTAACCCTGTTAATGTATTGAATAATGTACTTTTTCCGGTATTAGGATTTCCTGCTAATGCAATGCGATGATTTATCATCGTACATCATCTCCTATTAATCTCCCGAATATAAGGGAACTTTCCTCATTTCGTAGTGCAATGGTTGTATTGCTCACTTGATATGCAATTGGATCCCCGAGCGGACTTTTTTGCAATACTTTAATTGTAGCTCCGGGAATAAAGCCTAAATCCAATAAACGACGTTTCATAGTTCCTTCTAAATGCATCTTCTCGATTTGTACAAACTGCCCTGTTTGAAAACTTGAAAGGGGTTCGGTATTAGCTGTCGCCATAAAAGTTACCTCTCCTCTATATTTTTAGTGTTAGTTTAAAATGTTTACCAAGGGAAACTTTTTGCTACTAATATAGTAGACTACAGTGGATGATGTTGTCAATTGGTACTTTAAAAATATTCAATTATTTTTAGAATTGTTCCAATTTACTTTGTTGTGTCTAAAAATATTAATGAATTTATTTGAGAAAAAGAGGGAGTATACGTGTGCAAGTTCAAAAAATGATGGGTTTTGTAAATGTACCTTTAACATTGGTAGCGAAAAAGAAGGTTTTGTTTACAATAAATTTACATTGTTAAAAATAAATTTACATTTCGGGGCGTTTTGTATGGAATTGTTTTGTTTTTTTATTAAAAAGAGAGGAATGATATAGGTTTTGCGGCATCTTTTCTCTCTTTACTTAAAATTAAAAATTGCTTAACACTAACACAATATTATTTTCATACAATGAATTTGTGTTCGAAATAAGTACATGAATATAAAAAAGCAATAATCCAAATGGGGGTACAAGACATGGTTATGAAAAAAGGTTTCAAGTTTTCGTTAGCAGCATTAATGGTTGCAGGTGCTTTAGTAGGTTGTGGAAAAGCAGAAAGCACTGATAGCAAAGATACTGCTAAAGGTAATAATGATACAAAACAAGAACTATCTGGTACGATTGCAGCAGCTGGTTCTACAGCTCTTCAACCTCTTGCGGATGAAGCTGCGAAAAAATTCCAAGAGGAAAACCCAAAGGTATCAATTCAAGTTCAAGGTGGCGGTAGTGGAACGGGGATTAACCAAGTAGCTTCTGGCGCGGTCCAAATCGGCAACTCTGACGTTCCATCTGCGGATAAAATAAAAGATCCAGAAAAAGCAAAGGAATTAGTAGATAATAAGGTTGCTGGTATTGCGTTTGCACTTGTTGTAAACAAAGATGTGAAGGTTGATAACTTAACTGTGAAACAAGTTCAAGACATCTTCGCTGGTACAGTTACAAACTGGAAAGAGCTAGGCGGTAAAGATGAAAAAATTAATGTAATTAACCGTCCGGCATCTTCTGGTACTCGTGCTACATTCGAAAAAACAATTATGAAAGACGCGAAAATTAACGATGGAACAGGTACAACACAAGATTCTAACGGTGCAGTAGAACAAGCAATTAACTCTACACCAGGCTCAATTAGTTATCTTGCAATGTCTTACATGGTTGGCGATAAAAAAGGTTCACTACAAACAGTGAAAATTGATGGGGTAGAGCCGAAAGTTGAAAATATTTCTGCTGGTAAATACCCATTCTGGTCTTATGAGTACATGGTAACAAAAGGGGAAGCAAAAGAAGCTACAAAAGCTTATATCGATTATGTAAAAGGTAAAGACTTCGAAAAACAAGTTGAGGATATGGGTTATATCCCAATGTCCAAATTAAAATAATTGTGGTTTAATGGGGCTGACTGCGAGGTCAGTCCTGTTCATTTCAATCTATGAAGTGGGGTTATGTTCTGTGATGAAGGGGAAAAAACAAATTAACTACGTAAAAAGTGAATACATTGGAAGATCACTAGTTACGTTTTGCGGTATATTTATTGTTATTGTTACGTTAGCAATTATTGCATTCATTTGCGGAAAAGGAATTCAATCTTTTACGCAAAGTGGTATTTCTATTTCTGAAGTTTTGACATCGACGACATGGAGCCCGAATGCTGATAAGGGATCGTTCGGTGCGGTTATTTTTATCATCGGTTCAACACTTGTTTCAATAGGAGCGGTAGTTATCAGTGCACCAATTGCTCTAGCTCTAGCGATATTTATGAATCTAATTTCACCGAAGTTTGGGAATAAAGTATTAAAGCCTGTTTTAGAATTATTAGTTGGGATTCCTTCCGTTGTATACGGGTTACTAGGGGTTACGATTTTAGTACCTCTTTTACGTGATACATTTGGCGGTGTTGGCTTTAGTTTAATTGCAGGTATTGTTGTGTTAAGCATCATGATTTTACCAACAATTGCAAGCATTGCTTCTGATGCAATTCGTTCAGTTCCTTTTGATTATTTAGAAGCTTCATATGGTTTAGGGTCAACGAAATGGCAAGCGATCAGTCGTGTTATTGTACCAGCTGCAAAAAAAGGTATTTTAACAGGTGTTGTTCTAGGATTAGCGCGTGCTTTTGGAGAAGCATTAGCAGTTCAAATGGTAATTGGTAATACAGTTAAATTGCCTGAAGGAATATATAGTCCAACGGCAACATTAACAGGTATTTTAACAATGGATATGACAAATACATTGGATGGAACAGCTTGGAACAATGCGTTATGGACATTGGCGATGATTTTACTTGTTATTTCTTTCCTATTTATTTTAGTGATTCGAGCAATTGGTCAAAGAGGTGAACGTTAACGATGAATGCAAGAACAGTAAATAATATTTGGACGGGTATTTTATATGCAATAGCGGCGTTTGTGGTAGCTTTACTTGTTTTTCTAGTATACGAAATTCTGAAAGAGGGCTGGGGATTTTGGGATCCGAGTTTCTTGTTTGGAGAACCAAGTAATATAAAAGCAGGGGGCGGGATTGGTCCGCAATTATTTAACTCTTTCTATATGCTTGTTATTACGCTCATTATTTCAATTCCGTTAGGTTTAGGAGCGGGGATTTACCTTGCGGAATATGCAAAGCAAGGACGGTTTTTAGGTTTTATCCGTCTATGTATTGAAACGATGGCATCATTGCCTTCTATAGTTGTTGGTCTATTCGGTTTGTTAGTATTTGTTACAATGACAGGCTGGGGCTACACAGTAATGGGAGGCGCACTTGCTTTAACAATTTTAAATTTACCTGGTTTAACGCGTGTTTGTGAAAATGCGATTACAGAAGTTCCGCCAAATGTAAAAGAAGCAAGTCTTGGACTTGGTGCAACAAAATGGCAGACGATTGTTCGTATTATTCTTCCAACTTCTTTACCACAAATTATTACAGGGGTAATTTTAGCGGCTGGGCGTATATTTGGGGAAGCGGCCGCGTTAATTTATACAGCGGGATTAACATCGCCAATTTTAAACTCTGCAGCAGATTTTTCAAGTCCGGCACATCCGTTAAACCCATTTCGACCAGCTGAAACGTTAGCGGTTCATATTTGGAAGTTAAATTCTGAAGGGATTATTCCTGATGCGAAGTTAATTGCAACAAAATCAGCGGCGGTATTAATCATTATGGTGTTGCTCTTTAATATCATTGCTCGTTTTACTGCATCTATACTTCATAAACATTTCACTGGAACGAAAAAGTCTCGCAAAAAAACGAAAGCGGCTTAAATTCTTGTATCCTATATAAATAAGAAGCTCTCTGTTTATAAAAAGCAGAGAGTTTTTTTTGCTTGGTTTTATCTTGCTATTCGCGGGCGGTAAAATTTCTAGATCAAAGTTTGACAGAAAGCAAAGAAGTTAGGTGAGGTCCTAATGCCTGCGTTTCGTACAAACAAATCCTAATTCTTAAGAATTTATTTAGAAATATTTTACATACAGTTCACTCTAATTATTATCCAATTATTGTATAGTGAAACAGGAAGAGATAAAACAATACAATGGGGGAATTAATTTATGGAAAGATTAACAAAGTTTTCATTAAAAAACCGGGCCGCCGTTATCATTATGGTGTTTCTCATTTCGATACTCGGCATTTATTCCGGTTCCAAATTACCAATGGAGTTTCTGCCGAGCGTCGATGTCCCTTCGGTAACCGTCACCACATTATCTCAAGGGCTAGATGCTGAAACGATGGAAAAAGAAGTAACAGAACCTCTCGAAAAACAATTTCGTAATTTAGAACATGTTGATACGATTACTTCTTCAACACACGAAGGTTTATCACGTATTGACATTGCATATACAACCGAAGCTAATATGAAAGATGCAGCGCGTGAGGTCGAGAAAATCACCAATGCTGCTACTTTACCAAAAGAAATTTCGAAACCAGTCGTCAGTCAACTGAATACTTCTATGGTTCCACTCGCACAAGTCGCGATTCAAAAACAGAACGGTTTTACAAAAGCAGATGAAAAACAAATCGAAAAAGAAATTATCCCACAACTCGAAAAGATTGACGGTGTTGCGAATGTCATGTATTACGGAAAATCAACAAGTGAGCTTTCTGTTAAATTAGATCCTTCCAAAATGCAAAATAAAAATATTACAGCTCCACAAGTGTTAACTGCTTTGCAAGGAAAAGAAATCTCAACTTCTACTGGCCAAGTCACTATAGACAATGAAGAACACTCACTTCGTGTCATTGGGGAAATTAAAAATATTGATGAAATGAAGAACATCAATATTGCACCACAGGTAAAATTACAGGATATTGCTCAAGTAGAACTAAAACAACATTCCGATGTAATTTCACATGTTAACGGAGAAGATGGCGTAACATTAGTTGTTATGAAAGAACCAAGTGAAAATGCAGTGACAATCGGAAAAGAAATTGATAAAAAGGTGAAGGATATCAGCAAAAAATATAAAGAGAATTTCACTATTAAAATGCTGGCATCTACTCATGAACAAGTTGAAAATGCTGTTATGGGCATGGGCAAGGAAGTGATTATTGGCGCAATTGCTGCGACATTTATTATTTTAGTTTTTTTACGTAATATTCGCACAACGTTAATTGCTGTTGTCAGCATTCCGTTATCTATTTTTCTGACACTCTTTTTACTTGATCAATCTAATATTACATTAAACACTTTAACTTTAGGTGGTTTAGCAGTTGCTGTTGGGCGCCTTGTTGATGATAGTATCGTTGTTATAGAAAATATTTTTAGGCGTTTACAAAAAGATGTTTTTTCAAAAGACATCATTCTTGATGCTACAAAAGAAGTTGCAGTCGCTATTACTTCTTCTACGTTAACAACAGTCGCTGTCTTTTTACCAATCGGTCTGGTATCAGGTACAATTGGCGAATTTATGTTACCGATGGTATTAGCAGTTGTATACTCAATACTTTCTTCTTTAATTGTTGCATTAACAGTTGTTCCGCTTATGGCGTTTTTCTTGCTCAAGAAAACAAAACAACAAAGTCCCAAATCTTCACGACGCTATATCACTATTTTAAAATGGGCACTTTCACATAAGTTTATTATTTTATTTACTTCTTTCTTATTATTTGCTGGATCAATCGCAGCTTACGTATTGCTACCAAAGGCAAATATAAAATCCGAAGATGATACGATGCTATCTATTAATATGACGTTTCCAACGAAATCCGATGCTGAATCAAGAAAAGAACAAGCTTTTGATTTTGAAAAGAAAGTACTTTCTAACAATGATGTAACGGATGTAATGTTGCGAGTAGGTTCAAATCCAGAAGATGCACAATGGGGAGCAACAACGAAAAATAATCTTGCTACTATATACGTTACATTTAAAAAAGGTTCCGACATTGATCAATATATTGAGGAATTAAAAAAAGAACAAAAAGCTTTTGAACCAACCGAATTTGAGTATGTAAAAACGAGTTATTCTAATTTCGGCGGTGGAAACAGATTACAATTTAACGTTACAGCAAATAATGATACTGATTTAAAAAAGGCTGCTGATATTGTTACAACGAAACTAAAAAGTATGGACAGTCTCTCCAAGGTAAAATCAAATGCGGAAGAATCCAAAAAAGAATGGCAACTTCACATTGATCAAGCAAAAGCAGAACAAGCTGGATTAACACCAGAAACAGTAGGAGAACAAGTTTCATTACTTATGAAGAAAACACCGATTGGCCAAATTTTAATTGATGAAGAAAAAACAACTCTTATGTTAGAACATAACCAAGAGCGCATAAATAAGAAAGATGACATTCTTAACTCGAACATTGTATCACCTGTAAATGGACCTATTCCTTTAAAAGACATCGCATCCATTTCAGAAAAACAACTGCAATCAGAAATCTTCCATAAGGATGGAAAAGAAACAATTCAAATAAGTGCTGAAGCAACAGAAGACGATTTAAGTAAAGTAAATACAGAAGTAAACAAATCCATTAAAGAATTAGACTTACCAAACGGAGCAAAAGTTGCTGTTGCTGGTGCAACTGAATCTATGCAGGAAACCTTTACAGACTTATTCAAAGTAATGGGTATTGCAATCGGAATTGTGTACTTAATTATGGTCATCACTTTCGGGCAAGCACGCGTACCGTTTGCAATTTTATTCTCACTTCCATTAGCTGCTATTGGTGGTATTTTAGGATTAATCATTTCAGGAACACCGGTTGATTTAAACGCCCTAATCGGTGCATTGATGCTAATCGGTATCGTTGTTACGAATGCCATTGTATTAATAGAACGAGTTCAGCAAAACCGAGAACACGGCATGACAACGCGAGAAGCTTTATTAGAATCAGGTTCCACACGACTACGTCCAATTATTATGACCGCTATTACAACGATAGTAGCAATGTTGCCATTGTTATTCGGTCAATCACAATCTGGTAGCATGGTATCTAAAAGTTTAGCTGTTGTTGTAATTGGTGGCTTAGCTGTTTCAACTGTGCTCACTCTCATCGTCGTTCCTGTTATGTATGAATTATTAGATAAAATCGGAAGAAAAAGAAGTTCTCGTAGACGAGTAGAGGTATCTGTAGATAAATGAAAAGCTTTATAATCAAAACGAAGCTGTCTAAAAAGTATAACTTGAAGTGAACTCAAGTAGTGAAGCATGAAGAAAACACCTCCTTAATTCGCATACTAAAAAATGCGAATTAAGTGGAGGTGTTTTTCATTTGAAGATTTAGAGAAGCAAGCAATGAAATAAAGTTGTTATCTAGAAAATGAAATTGCTTCATTGAAGTTATAAATAAGAATGTTTTTGATAAAACAAAAAAACATTACATATTTTAAAAAAACACTTGCGATTTGAAATAGCGGATGATATATTAATAAACGTCGCTGATGCGAAACAGCAGAAAGCGAAAAGAAATAAAAGATTATGTTGACATTGAATAACTGAAATGCTAACATGAAAAAGTCGCTACTGAGTGACAGACAAGTTCTTTGAAAACTGAACGAAACAAACAACGTGCAACGTCAATTTTTATTTTTATGATGCTAGACAAACTAACTTTATTGGAGAGTTTGATCCTGGCTCAGGATGAACGCTGGCGGCGTGCCTAATACATGCAAGTCGAGCGAATGGATTAAGAGCTTGCTCTTATGAAGTTAGCGGCGGACGGGTGAGTAACACGTGGGTAACCTGCCTACAAGACTGGGATAACTCCGGGAAACCGGGGCTAATACCGGATAACATTTTGCACTGCATGGTGCGAAATTGAAAGGCGGCTTCGGCTGTCACTTGTAGATGGACCTGCGTCGCATTAGCTAGTTGGTGAGGTAACGGCTCACCAAGGCAACGATGCGTAGCCGACCTGAGAGGGTGATCGGCCACACTGGGACTGAGACACGGCCCAGACTCCTACGGGAGGCAGCAGTAGGGAATCTTCCGCAATGGACGAAAGTCTGACGGAGCAACGCCGCGTGAGTGATGAAGGCTTTCGGGTCGTAAAACTCTGTTGTTAGGGAAGAACAAGTGCTAGTTGAATAAGCTGGCACCTTGACGGTACCTAACCAGAAAGCCACGGCTAACTACGTGCCAGCAGCCGCGGTAATACGTAGGTGGCAAGCGTTATCCGGAATTATTGGGCGTAAAGCGCGCGCAGGTGGTTTCTTAAGTCTGATGTGAAAGCCCACGGCTCAACCGTGGAGGGTCATTGGAAACTGGGAGACTTGAGTGCAGAAGAGGAAAGTGGAATTCCATGTGTAGCGGTGAAATGCGTAGAGATATGGAGGAACACCAGTGGCGAAGGCGACTTTCTGGTCTGTAACTGACACTGAGGCGCGAAAGCGTGGGGAGCAAACAGGATTAGATACCCTGGTAGTCCACGCCGTAAACGATGAGTGCTAAGTGTTAGAGGGTTTCCGCCCTTTAGTGCTGAAGTTAACGCATTAAGCACTCCGCCTGGGGAGTACGGCCGCAAGGCTGAAACTCAAAGGAATTGACGGGGGCCCGCACAAGCGGTGGAGCATGTGGTTTAATTCGAAGCAACGCGAAGAACCTTACCAGGTCTTGACATCCTTTGAAAACCCTAGAGATAGGGCTTCCCCTTCGGGGGCAAAGTGACAGGTGGTGCATGGTTGTCGTCAGCTCGTGTCGTGAGATGTTGGGTTAAGTCCCGCAACGAGCGCAACCCTTGATCTTAGTTGCCAGCATTTAGTTGGGCACTCTAAGGTGACTGCCGGTGACAAACCGGAGGAAGGTGGGGATGACGTCAAATCATCATGCCCCTTATGACCTGGGCTACACACGTGCTACAATGGACGGTACAAAGAGCTGCAAGACCGCGAGGTGGAGCTAATCTCATAAAACCGTTCTCAGTTCGGATTGTAGGCTGCAACTCGCCTACATGAAGCTGGAATCGCTAGTAATCGCGGATCAGCATGCCGCGGTGAATACGTTCCCGGGCCTTGTACACACCGCCCGTCACACCACGAGAGTTTGTAACACCCGAAGTCGGTGGGGTAACCTTTATGGAGCCAGCCGCCTAAGGTGGGACAGATGATTGGGGTGAAGTCGTAACAAGGTAGCCGTATCGGAAGGTGCGGCTGGATCACCTCCTTTCTATGGAGAATTGATGAACGCAGTTCATCAATATACGTTGACTTGTTTCGTTTCGTTCAGTTTTGAGAGAACTAAATCTCTCGAAATGTATGTTCTTTGAAAACTAGATAACAGTGTAGCTCATATTTTTTTAATTAATTTTGGTTAAGTTAGAAAGGGCGCACGGTGGATGCCTTGACACTAGGAGTCGATGAAGGACGGGACTAACGCCGATATGCTTCGGGGAGCTGTAAGTAAGCTTTGATCCGAAGATTTCCGAATGGGGAAACCCACTATACGTAATGGTATGGTATCCTTACCTGAATACATAGGGTATGGAAGACAGACCCAGGGAACTGAAACATCTAAGTACCTGGAGGAAGAGAAAGCAAATGCGATTTCCTGAGTAGCGGCGAGCGAAACGGAATCTAGCCCAAACCAAGAGGCTTGCCTCTTGGGGTTGTAGGACATTCTATACGGAGTTACAAAGGAACGGGGTAGACGAAGCAGCCTGGAAAGGCTCGTCATAGAAGGTAACAACCCTGTAGTCGAAACTTCGTTCCCTCTTGAATGTATCCTGAGTACGGCGGAACACGTGAAATTCCGTCGGAATCTGGGAGGACCATCTCCCAAGGCTAAATACTACCTAGTGATCGATAGTGAACCAGTACCGTGAGGGAAAGGTGAAAAGCACCCCGGAAGGGGAGTGAAAGAGATCCTGAAACCGTGTGCCTACAAATAGTCAGAGCCCGTTAATGGGTGATGGCGTGCCTTTTGTAGAATGAACCGGCGAGTTACGATCCCGTGCGAGGTTAAGCTGAAGAGGCGGAGCCGTAGCGAAAGCGAGTCTGAATAGGGCGTTTAGTACGTGGTCGTAGACCCGAAACCAGGTGATCTACCCATGTCCAGGGTGAAGTTCAGGTAACACTGAATGGAGGCCCGAACCCACGCACGTTGAAAAGTGCGGGGATGAGGTGTGGGTAGCGGAGAAATTCCAATCGAACCTGGAGATAGCTGGTTCTCCCCGAAATAGCTTTAGGGCTAGCCTTAAGTGTAAGAGTCTTGGAGGTAGAGCACTGATTGAACTAGGGGTCCTCATCGGATTACCGAATTCAGTCAAACTCCGAATGCCAATGACTTATCCTTAGGAGTCAGACTGCGAGTGATAAGATCCGTAGTCAAAAGGGAAACAGCCCAGACCGCCAGCTAAGGTCCCAAAGTGTGTATTAAGTGGAAAAGGATGTGGAGTTGCTTAGACAACTAGGATGTTGGCTTAGAAGCAGCCACCATTTAAAGAGTGCGTAATAGCTCACTAGTCGAGTGACTCTGCGCCGAAAATGTACCGGGGCTAAATACACCACCGAAGCTGCGGATTGATACCTATGGTATCAGTGGTAGGGGAGCGTTCTAAGGGCAGTGAAGTCAGACCGTAAGGACTGGTGGAGCGCTTAGAAGTGAGAATGCCGGTATGAGTAGCGAAAGACGGGTGAGAATCCCGTCCACCGAATGCCTAAGGTTTCCTGAGGAAGGCTCGTCCGCTCAGGGTTAGTCAGGACCTAAGCCGAGGCCGACAGGCGTAGGCGATGGACAACAGGTTGATATTCCTGTACCACCTCTTTATCGTTTGAGCAATGGAGGGACGCAGAAGGATAGAAGAAGCGTGCGATTGGTTGTGCACGTCCAAGCAGTTAGGCTGATAAGTAGGCAAATCCGCTTATCGTGAAGGCTGAGCTGTGATGGGGAAGCTCCTTATGGAGCGAAGTCTTTGATTCCCCGCTGCCAAGAAAAGCTTCTAGCGAGATAAAAGGTGCCTGTACCGCAAACCGACACAGGTAGGCGAGGAGAGAATCCTAAGGTGTGCGAGAGAACTCTGGTTAAGGAACTCGGCAAAATGACCCCGTAACTTCGGGAGAAGGGGTGCTTTCTTAACGGAAAGCCGCAGTGAATAGGCCCAAGCGACTGTTTAGCAAAAACACAGGTCTCTGCGAAGCCGTAAGGCGAAGTATAGGGGCTGACACCTGCCCGGTGCTGGAAGGTTAAGGAGAGGGGTTAGCGCAAGCGAAGCTCTGAACTGAAGCCCCAGTAAACGGCGGCCGTAACTATAACGGTCCTAAGGTAGCGAAATTCCTTGTCGGGTAAGTTCCGACCCGCACGAAAGGTGTAACGATTTGGGCACTGTCTCAACCAGAGACTCGGTGAAATTATAGTACCTGTGAAGATGCAGGTTACCCGCGACAGGACGGAAAGACCCCGTGGAGCTTTACTGTAGCCTGATATTGAATTTTGGTACAGTTTGTACAGGATAGGCGGGAGCCATTGAAACCGGAGCGCTAGCTTCGGTGGAGGCGCTGGTGGGATACCGCCCTGACTGTATTGAAATTCTAACCTACGGGTCTCATCGACCCGGGAGACAGTGTCAGGTGGGCAGTTTGACTGGGGCGGTCGCCTCCTAAAGTGTAACGGAGGCGCCCAAAGGTTCCCTCAGAATGGTTGGAAATCATTCGTAGAGTGCAAAGGCATAAGGGAGCTTGACTGCGAGACCTACAAGTCGAGCAGGGACGAAAGTCGGGCTTAGTGATCCGGTGGTTCCGCATGGAAGGGCCATCGCTCAACGGATAAAAGCTACCCCGGGGATAACAGGCTTATCTCCCCCAAGAGTCCACATCGACGGGGAGGTTTGGCACCTCGATGTCGGCTCATCGCATCCTGGGGCTGTAGTCGGTCCCAAGGGTTGGGCTGTTCGCCCATTAAAGCGGTACGCGAGCTGGGTTCAGAACGTCGTGAGACAGTTCGGTCCCTATCCGTCGTGGGCGCAGGAAATTTGAGAGGAGCTGTCCTTAGTACGAGAGGACCGGGATGGACGCACCGCTGGTGTACCAGTTGTTCTGCCAAGGGCATAGCTGGGTAGCTATGTGCGGAAGGGATAAGTGCTGAAAGCATCTAAGCATGAAGCCCCCCTCAAGATGAGATTTCCCATAGCGTAAGCTAGTAAGATCCCTGAAAGATGATCAGGTTGATAGGTTCGAGGTGGAAGCATGGTGACATGTGGAGCTGACGAATACTAATAGATCGAGGACTTAACCATATAATATGAAGCAATGTTATCTAGTTTTGAGAGAACATAAAAAAACTTGTTGACTTTTTATTTCAATCAGGTATAATAGTGTTTGTCTCAAAAAAATAGTCTGGTAATGATGGCAGAGAGGTCACACCCGTTCCCATACCGAACACGGAAGTTAAGCTCTCTAGCGCCGATGGTAGTTGGGACCTTGTCCCTGTGAGAGTAGGACGTTGCCAGGCAAAGTGGAGGATTAGCTCAGCTGGGAGAGCACCTGCCTTACAAGCAGGGGGTCGGCGGTTCGAGCCCGTCATCCTCCACCATATTATGTCGGAGGGGTAGCGAAGTGGCTAAACGCGGCGGACTGTAAATCCGCTCCTTCGGGTTCGGCAGTTCGAATCTGCCCCCCTCCACC
This region includes:
- a CDS encoding efflux RND transporter permease subunit; its protein translation is MERLTKFSLKNRAAVIIMVFLISILGIYSGSKLPMEFLPSVDVPSVTVTTLSQGLDAETMEKEVTEPLEKQFRNLEHVDTITSSTHEGLSRIDIAYTTEANMKDAAREVEKITNAATLPKEISKPVVSQLNTSMVPLAQVAIQKQNGFTKADEKQIEKEIIPQLEKIDGVANVMYYGKSTSELSVKLDPSKMQNKNITAPQVLTALQGKEISTSTGQVTIDNEEHSLRVIGEIKNIDEMKNINIAPQVKLQDIAQVELKQHSDVISHVNGEDGVTLVVMKEPSENAVTIGKEIDKKVKDISKKYKENFTIKMLASTHEQVENAVMGMGKEVIIGAIAATFIILVFLRNIRTTLIAVVSIPLSIFLTLFLLDQSNITLNTLTLGGLAVAVGRLVDDSIVVIENIFRRLQKDVFSKDIILDATKEVAVAITSSTLTTVAVFLPIGLVSGTIGEFMLPMVLAVVYSILSSLIVALTVVPLMAFFLLKKTKQQSPKSSRRYITILKWALSHKFIILFTSFLLFAGSIAAYVLLPKANIKSEDDTMLSINMTFPTKSDAESRKEQAFDFEKKVLSNNDVTDVMLRVGSNPEDAQWGATTKNNLATIYVTFKKGSDIDQYIEELKKEQKAFEPTEFEYVKTSYSNFGGGNRLQFNVTANNDTDLKKAADIVTTKLKSMDSLSKVKSNAEESKKEWQLHIDQAKAEQAGLTPETVGEQVSLLMKKTPIGQILIDEEKTTLMLEHNQERINKKDDILNSNIVSPVNGPIPLKDIASISEKQLQSEIFHKDGKETIQISAEATEDDLSKVNTEVNKSIKELDLPNGAKVAVAGATESMQETFTDLFKVMGIAIGIVYLIMVITFGQARVPFAILFSLPLAAIGGILGLIISGTPVDLNALIGALMLIGIVVTNAIVLIERVQQNREHGMTTREALLESGSTRLRPIIMTAITTIVAMLPLLFGQSQSGSMVSKSLAVVVIGGLAVSTVLTLIVVPVMYELLDKIGRKRSSRRRVEVSVDK